In a genomic window of Gossypium arboreum isolate Shixiya-1 chromosome 9, ASM2569848v2, whole genome shotgun sequence:
- the LOC108455555 gene encoding interactor of constitutive active ROPs 4-like, translated as MADKSFFVDISQRQSLRGTHQVRPSSSDLEPLHHRPITDRSSPKLGDRRSPRAQEELKNLKDQLASIEAAKKEAQQELKNKIEKPKAWETVEVNEKVSPKRTRDSKKSDCSIKDEVSEDLAEIYERAQVAAVEPINFEEVETQQGLKQAMLDEMSMIHKNQTWDLIPRQVNRKVIGEKLLRKNGNLQHGSQGGVLKLASM; from the exons ATGGCTGACAAAAGTTTTTTTGTGGACATCTCACAAAGGCAATCTCTTCGAGGGACGCATCAGGTTAGGCCATCGAGTTCTGATTTAGAACCTTTGCATCACCGACCCATTACTGATCGTAGTAGTCCGAAGCTTGGAGATCGTCGTTCACCAAGAG CACAAGAAGAGCTAAAGAATCTCAAAGACCAGTTGGCTTCAATAGAAGCTGCAAAGAAAGAAGCACAACAAGAGCTGAAAAATAAGATTGAGAAGCCTAAAGCTTGGGAAACTGTTGAAGTTAATGAGAAGGTTTCTCCGAAAAGAACTCGAGATTCTAAGAAATCTGATTGTAGTATCAAAGATGAAGTCTCTGAAGATCTT GCTGAGATTTATGAGAGAGCTCAAGTGGCTGCAGTTGAACCAATCAACTTTGAAGAAGTTGAAACTCAACAAGGATTGAAGCAAGCCATGCTCGATGAGATGAGCATGATCCACAAGAATCAGACTTGGGATCTTATTCCTAGACAAGTTAACAGGAAGGTCATTGGAGAAAAGCTATTAAGGAAAAATGGGAATCTGCAGCATGgaagccaaggaggagtgttgaagttGGCCTCCATGTAG